The following proteins are co-located in the Planococcus plakortidis genome:
- a CDS encoding glycerol-3-phosphate dehydrogenase/oxidase, which produces MKFSSLKRTETYGQMKQAPLDVLIIGGGITGAGIALDAAARGVRAVVLEMQDFAAGTSSRSTKLVHGGLRYLKQFEVKMVAEVGKEREIVYENGPHVTTPEWMMLPFHKGGTFGPLSTNIGLRVYDFLAGVKRSERRQMFSREEASRREPLVKQQGLKGAGYYVEYKTDDARLTIEVMKKAVEKGTLALNYVKVKGFLYDNGKVVGVVAEDQLDGTIHEIFAKRIVNAAGPWVDTLREEDNSKKGKTLQLTKGIHLVFDQARFPLKQAIYFDMPDGRMAFAIPRQGKVYVGTTDTVYKQDIAHPTMTTEDRDYVLKAVNFMFPDVAITAADIESSWAGLRPLIHEEGKDPSEISRKDEIFVSDSGLISIAGGKLTGYRKMGESIMDLVTEQLQAEYGVSFKKVSTKKMALSGGEVGGSKGFKTFKADRMKRASEFGITADAMELLVNRYGANVDQVLRHYTDGLTDAAELDLDPLVYAMLRYGIESEAVCKPVDFFIRRTGALYFDIEWVHAHKEAAAAYMAGVFNWTAQQKARYMEELEILLHEAVIPTAVSELSK; this is translated from the coding sequence ATGAAATTCTCAAGCCTCAAACGTACAGAAACTTATGGACAGATGAAACAAGCCCCGCTCGATGTGTTGATCATCGGCGGCGGGATCACAGGAGCTGGCATCGCGTTGGACGCTGCAGCACGCGGCGTCCGCGCAGTCGTCCTGGAAATGCAGGATTTCGCGGCAGGGACTTCGAGCCGTTCGACGAAACTCGTGCACGGCGGATTGCGCTACTTGAAGCAATTTGAAGTGAAGATGGTCGCGGAAGTCGGCAAAGAACGCGAAATCGTCTACGAAAACGGGCCTCATGTGACAACTCCTGAATGGATGATGCTGCCGTTCCATAAAGGCGGCACATTCGGGCCACTCAGCACGAACATCGGCCTACGCGTCTACGATTTCCTGGCAGGCGTCAAAAGAAGTGAACGCCGCCAGATGTTCTCGCGCGAAGAAGCGAGCCGCCGCGAGCCGCTCGTGAAACAGCAAGGGTTGAAAGGCGCTGGCTACTACGTTGAATACAAGACGGATGATGCGCGCCTGACGATTGAAGTGATGAAAAAAGCGGTCGAAAAAGGAACGCTTGCGCTGAACTACGTAAAAGTGAAAGGGTTCCTTTACGACAACGGCAAAGTAGTCGGCGTGGTAGCGGAAGACCAGCTTGACGGCACCATCCACGAGATTTTCGCGAAAAGAATCGTCAACGCGGCAGGCCCATGGGTCGATACCTTGCGCGAAGAAGACAACTCGAAAAAAGGCAAGACTTTGCAGCTGACGAAAGGGATCCATTTGGTGTTCGACCAGGCACGATTCCCGCTCAAGCAGGCGATCTATTTCGACATGCCGGATGGCCGCATGGCATTCGCCATCCCGCGCCAGGGCAAAGTTTACGTAGGCACGACCGATACGGTCTACAAACAGGACATCGCGCACCCGACGATGACAACCGAAGACCGTGACTACGTCCTAAAAGCTGTCAATTTCATGTTCCCGGATGTGGCGATCACGGCTGCGGACATCGAATCCAGCTGGGCAGGGCTGCGCCCGCTCATCCATGAAGAAGGAAAAGACCCATCCGAGATTTCCCGCAAGGATGAAATTTTCGTATCGGATTCCGGCTTGATTTCGATTGCTGGGGGCAAGCTCACCGGTTACCGTAAAATGGGCGAAAGCATCATGGACTTGGTCACTGAGCAGCTTCAAGCGGAATATGGCGTTTCCTTCAAGAAAGTATCGACGAAGAAAATGGCGCTTTCCGGCGGTGAAGTCGGCGGTTCCAAAGGGTTTAAAACGTTCAAGGCCGACCGCATGAAACGGGCATCCGAATTCGGCATTACAGCGGATGCAATGGAATTGCTCGTCAACCGCTACGGTGCGAATGTCGACCAAGTGCTGCGCCATTATACCGATGGATTGACTGATGCCGCCGAGCTTGATCTCGACCCGCTCGTCTATGCGATGCTGCGCTATGGCATCGAATCGGAAGCTGTCTGCAAGCCAGTCGATTTCTTCATCCGCCGTACAGGCGCATTGTATTTTGATATCGAATGGGTGCATGCCCATAAAGAAGCCGCTGCTGCATATATGGCAGGCGTATTCAACTGGACGGCACAACAGAAGGCACGTTATATGGAAGAATTGGAAATCCTTCTCCATGAAGCGGTTATTCCAACTGCGGTATCT
- the glpK gene encoding glycerol kinase GlpK, with protein sequence MSKKYILSIDQGTTSSRAVLLNHAGEIVGTGQQEFQQFFPKPGWVEHDANEIWTSVLACIAEVLRKTDVDPSEISGIGITNQRETTVVWDRNTGKPIYKAIVWQSRQTDGICNELKDQGLNDTFRKKTGLLIDAYFSGTKVKWILDNVEGAREKADNGDLMFGTIDTWLVYRLSGGTTHITDYSNASRTLMYNIHDLEWDDELLDILTVPKSMLPEVRQSSEIYAHTVSYHFFGHEVPIAGIAGDQQAALFGQACFEKGMAKNTYGTGCFMLMNTGEKAVESEHGLLTTLAWGVDGKVEYALEGSIFVAGSAIQWLRDGLQVIETAPESEDYAKQVDSTDGVYMVPAFVGLGTPYWDTDARGAVFGLTRGTTKAHFIRATLEALAYQTKDVVDVMIEDAGIELKTLRVDGGAVGNDMLMQFQSDLLHVPVERPRIQETTALGAAYLAGLATGFWKDKDEIATQWQLDKTYEPEMSDETSERLYTGWQNAVAATRTFKPVN encoded by the coding sequence GTGAGTAAAAAATATATTTTATCGATCGACCAAGGGACAACGAGTTCACGGGCGGTCCTGTTGAATCATGCAGGCGAGATTGTCGGCACCGGCCAACAGGAGTTCCAGCAATTTTTCCCGAAACCGGGCTGGGTCGAACATGACGCCAATGAAATTTGGACTTCGGTCCTTGCGTGTATCGCAGAAGTATTGCGCAAGACAGACGTCGACCCATCCGAGATCTCGGGCATCGGCATCACCAATCAGCGCGAGACGACTGTCGTCTGGGACCGCAATACCGGCAAGCCGATCTATAAAGCGATCGTCTGGCAATCACGCCAGACGGATGGCATCTGCAACGAATTGAAAGACCAGGGCTTGAACGATACATTCCGTAAGAAGACCGGCCTTCTGATCGATGCTTATTTCTCAGGCACAAAAGTGAAATGGATCCTCGACAATGTCGAAGGGGCAAGGGAAAAAGCGGATAATGGCGATTTGATGTTCGGGACGATCGATACGTGGCTCGTTTACCGTTTGTCTGGCGGCACGACGCATATCACGGATTACAGCAATGCTTCCCGTACACTTATGTACAATATCCATGATCTTGAGTGGGACGATGAGTTGCTCGACATCCTGACCGTGCCGAAGAGCATGCTGCCGGAAGTGCGCCAATCATCTGAGATCTATGCGCATACCGTCAGTTATCATTTCTTCGGCCATGAAGTGCCGATCGCGGGAATTGCCGGCGACCAGCAGGCAGCCTTGTTCGGCCAGGCCTGCTTCGAAAAAGGCATGGCGAAAAACACATACGGCACAGGCTGCTTCATGCTGATGAATACCGGTGAAAAAGCGGTGGAATCGGAACACGGATTGCTCACGACGCTTGCCTGGGGCGTCGATGGGAAAGTCGAATACGCACTCGAAGGCAGCATTTTCGTGGCAGGGTCTGCCATCCAATGGCTGCGTGATGGGCTGCAGGTCATCGAGACAGCGCCTGAGAGCGAAGATTATGCGAAACAAGTGGATTCGACTGACGGTGTCTACATGGTACCGGCATTTGTCGGGCTCGGTACGCCGTATTGGGACACCGATGCAAGGGGCGCAGTATTCGGTCTGACACGCGGCACGACGAAAGCCCATTTCATCCGTGCGACACTTGAAGCGCTCGCATATCAGACAAAAGACGTTGTAGATGTTATGATAGAAGATGCAGGGATTGAATTGAAGACTTTGCGCGTCGATGGGGGCGCAGTCGGCAACGACATGCTGATGCAATTCCAGTCGGATTTGCTCCATGTGCCTGTTGAACGCCCGCGCATCCAGGAAACGACGGCACTCGGCGCTGCTTACTTGGCGGGCCTTGCTACAGGATTCTGGAAAGACAAGGACGAGATTGCCACACAATGGCAGCTCGATAAAACCTACGAGCCGGAAATGTCCGATGAAACGAGCGAGCGCCTTTACACGGGCTGGCAGAATGCGGTAGCCGCGACTCGTACATTCAAGCCTGTCAACTAA
- a CDS encoding MIP/aquaporin family protein, translated as MTMFLAELIGTMILIIFGAGVVAGVVLKDSKAENSGWIVITIAWGLAVTMGVYAVGNFSGAHLNPAVTLGFAFVGEFPWSQVPAYIAAQILGAIIGAVIVFFNYLPHWDRTEEAESKLAVFATIPAIRRPFSNLISEIIGTFVLVMGLLFIGANEFTEGLNPLIVGALIIAIGMSLGGTTGYAINPARDLGPRIAHALLPIPGKGPSDWSYAWVPIVGPVLGGIYGAVFYKAIFTGDFGLPFYALSLVLVLVFVGAGVVELKNGRVKAKQLRENTIS; from the coding sequence ATGACAATGTTTTTAGCTGAATTGATCGGCACGATGATTCTCATCATTTTTGGTGCCGGTGTTGTAGCAGGTGTGGTTTTGAAGGATTCGAAAGCGGAAAACTCTGGCTGGATCGTTATCACGATCGCCTGGGGGCTTGCAGTGACGATGGGCGTCTATGCGGTCGGGAATTTCTCGGGCGCGCATTTGAACCCGGCAGTCACATTAGGTTTTGCATTTGTCGGCGAATTTCCATGGTCACAGGTGCCGGCCTATATTGCCGCACAAATTCTTGGTGCCATCATCGGTGCCGTGATCGTCTTCTTCAATTATCTTCCGCATTGGGACAGAACGGAGGAAGCGGAATCGAAACTTGCTGTGTTCGCGACGATCCCCGCTATCCGCCGCCCGTTTTCCAATTTAATCAGTGAAATCATCGGGACTTTCGTTTTGGTCATGGGCTTGTTGTTCATCGGGGCGAACGAATTTACGGAAGGCTTGAATCCCTTGATCGTCGGGGCGCTCATTATCGCGATCGGCATGTCGCTCGGCGGCACGACCGGTTACGCGATCAATCCTGCACGTGACCTGGGCCCCCGTATCGCACACGCATTGCTTCCGATTCCGGGCAAAGGGCCTTCTGACTGGAGCTATGCCTGGGTGCCGATTGTCGGGCCGGTCCTTGGGGGCATTTACGGGGCAGTGTTCTATAAAGCGATATTCACAGGAGACTTTGGCTTGCCATTCTACGCATTAAGTTTGGTGCTGGTCCTGGTATTTGTCGGGGCAGGCGTTGTAGAATTGAAAAACGGCCGCGTGAAGGCCAAGCAGTTAAGAGAAAATACCATTTCATAA
- a CDS encoding glycerol-3-phosphate responsive antiterminator, which produces MVKLKGVVPVMRNLKEFERLLASDQETIIFLEVRLAQLKPLVAAAKKAGKKVILHADLIQGLKTDAYGIEYLVREVKPDGIVSTRSNVIALAKKNKLMTIQRLFLLDSHALEHNLSLIDQVKPDYIELLPGLIPSIIKEVHERTGIPIIAGGLIRTKEDIELAFEGGAEAVSTSQAELWDA; this is translated from the coding sequence TTGGTTAAATTAAAAGGCGTGGTGCCTGTCATGCGCAACTTGAAGGAATTCGAACGTTTGCTTGCCAGCGACCAGGAGACTATCATTTTTCTGGAAGTCAGGCTCGCCCAGCTCAAGCCGCTGGTGGCGGCTGCCAAGAAAGCAGGCAAGAAAGTCATCTTGCATGCCGATTTGATCCAAGGTTTGAAAACGGATGCTTACGGCATCGAATATTTGGTCCGGGAAGTAAAGCCGGACGGCATCGTCTCGACAAGAAGCAATGTCATCGCCCTCGCGAAGAAAAATAAATTGATGACGATCCAGCGCTTGTTCCTGCTCGACAGCCATGCGCTCGAACATAATTTGAGTTTGATCGACCAGGTAAAGCCCGACTACATCGAATTATTGCCAGGGCTCATCCCGTCGATCATTAAGGAAGTCCATGAACGGACCGGTATCCCCATCATTGCGGGCGGCTTAATCCGCACGAAAGAGGACATCGAACTTGCCTTCGAAGGAGGGGCGGAAGCCGTTTCGACCTCGCAGGCGGAACTATGGGATGCGTAA
- a CDS encoding MBL fold metallo-hydrolase, with amino-acid sequence MRVKKVQNVYQLAFMPTVFPVNCYLVEEQEGLTLVDCALGFAARDITLAAKTIGKPITQIALTHAHADHVGALDNLKKQFPAAQVSVSEREAKILSGDPGASPEDGGRPVKGGIPKNIQTTPDRLLREGDHVGTLEVVSSPGHSPGSISFFDRRSGVLIAGDAFQTRGGTAVSGTFKPLFPFPAMATWDKRAALDSAKKLTLLQPAYLAVGHGRILDHPVRFMEQAIRDAEQKLNPSRNG; translated from the coding sequence ATGCGGGTCAAGAAAGTGCAGAATGTCTATCAACTGGCTTTTATGCCTACAGTGTTTCCGGTGAATTGTTATTTGGTTGAAGAACAGGAAGGCTTGACGCTCGTCGATTGCGCTTTGGGGTTTGCGGCAAGGGATATCACTTTAGCGGCGAAAACCATCGGTAAACCGATTACGCAAATCGCGCTGACGCATGCCCATGCCGACCATGTCGGCGCGCTTGACAACTTGAAGAAACAGTTTCCCGCCGCCCAGGTCTCTGTATCCGAACGGGAAGCGAAAATCCTGTCGGGAGACCCAGGCGCTTCGCCTGAAGATGGGGGCAGGCCAGTCAAAGGCGGGATCCCGAAAAATATCCAGACAACCCCCGACCGCCTGCTGCGAGAAGGCGACCATGTCGGCACGCTTGAAGTCGTGTCGTCCCCGGGGCATTCCCCGGGATCGATTTCCTTTTTCGATCGGCGCTCCGGCGTCCTTATCGCAGGAGATGCTTTCCAGACGCGCGGCGGCACGGCAGTTTCCGGGACCTTCAAGCCGCTGTTCCCCTTTCCGGCCATGGCGACTTGGGACAAGCGCGCGGCACTCGACAGCGCGAAAAAATTGACTTTGCTGCAACCGGCCTATCTTGCCGTCGGACACGGCCGCATACTCGACCATCCTGTGCGCTTCATGGAACAGGCGATCCGCGATGCCGAGCAAAAATTAAACCCTAGCCGAAATGGCTAG
- a CDS encoding GNAT family N-acetyltransferase, producing the protein MALQVENISFKRLRREHLPQLYEWITKEPQINRFWGYSYNGTYGEFVHEFVGSIKGRDPTEPYLIYYLEEPIGYIQTFRWSDYPGSEQFAELRKAAGMDILIGAPAYRGKGFGQAVIRRFLAEVVFRDGSVTCCVTDPDIRNKPAIRAYEKVGFKIVRRVEEVSEITRPVWFMRVERKQLEQKKP; encoded by the coding sequence ATGGCCTTGCAGGTCGAGAATATCAGTTTCAAGCGCTTGCGGCGGGAACATTTGCCGCAGCTATATGAATGGATCACGAAGGAACCGCAGATCAACCGTTTTTGGGGATATAGCTATAACGGCACCTATGGGGAATTCGTGCACGAATTTGTCGGCAGCATCAAGGGACGGGACCCGACAGAACCGTATCTTATTTATTATCTGGAAGAGCCGATCGGCTATATCCAGACATTCCGTTGGAGCGATTATCCCGGCAGCGAACAGTTTGCGGAACTACGGAAGGCAGCCGGCATGGATATTCTTATCGGGGCGCCTGCCTACCGGGGCAAAGGTTTCGGCCAAGCGGTCATCCGCCGCTTTCTGGCGGAAGTCGTATTCCGCGATGGCTCGGTGACTTGCTGTGTGACCGATCCCGATATCCGCAATAAGCCAGCGATCCGGGCTTATGAAAAAGTCGGGTTTAAAATCGTCCGGCGAGTGGAGGAGGTTTCGGAAATCACGCGGCCGGTATGGTTCATGCGCGTCGAGCGAAAGCAGTTGGAACAGAAGAAACCCTAG
- a CDS encoding flavin reductase family protein, with translation MIIDPAQQTAKENYKLLIGSVLPRPIAWVSSVSSSGELNLAPFSFFTVASRNPPMLAFSIGEGVEARAGTVKDTLANIRERGEFVVNIVSAPLANEMAKTGEHLAPEIDEFVYAGLTPVSSEVVSVPRVKESPVSMECELVQAIPLGDDHLIIGKVLRYHIQDELYDKGRIDTKKLVPIGRLAGNYSPVETMFSLPNEHLKNYLRPPVDKDRE, from the coding sequence GTGATTATCGATCCAGCACAACAGACGGCCAAGGAAAATTATAAACTGCTGATCGGCAGCGTATTGCCGCGGCCGATTGCCTGGGTATCATCCGTATCGTCCAGCGGCGAGTTGAATTTGGCGCCTTTCAGTTTCTTTACCGTCGCCTCGCGCAATCCGCCGATGCTAGCTTTCTCGATCGGCGAAGGGGTGGAAGCGCGTGCGGGGACAGTAAAAGATACACTCGCGAATATCCGCGAACGGGGCGAATTTGTCGTCAATATCGTTTCTGCCCCCCTGGCAAATGAAATGGCCAAAACCGGTGAGCATCTGGCACCGGAAATCGATGAATTCGTTTATGCGGGGCTGACGCCTGTATCATCTGAAGTGGTTTCAGTCCCACGCGTGAAAGAATCACCCGTGAGCATGGAATGCGAGCTGGTGCAGGCCATTCCGCTCGGGGATGACCATCTCATCATCGGCAAAGTACTGCGCTATCACATCCAGGATGAATTGTACGATAAGGGCAGGATCGACACGAAAAAGCTTGTACCGATCGGGCGGCTTGCCGGGAATTACTCGCCTGTCGAAACGATGTTTTCATTGCCGAACGAACATTTGAAGAATTATTTGCGGCCGCCGGTAGATAAGGACCGGGAATAG
- a CDS encoding DUF2157 domain-containing protein, which yields MEWERKLAQWRAAGLIDQETAERIQAFETRQPKKRKLPLLLIIGLIFFALAVFSFIAANWQAIPAIAKVVMVVLLMWIFYVIAYFSEKKHFGHPIIFRILGYLMFGASLVVTGQTFHLGTGSSIVPWAMFIAAIAHFFIWHHAAFTVLGFISGISILVSAAPGLGLIEWLLFIAVTLVWFFLAKDGPVMIFSWLLLLGSGFLVWSIWDIDSPLVPIWTLFALVLLLLLIPKDKQKLLAPLYLIVGGIQLIVFLAIRGESDMAFVELTMPESIALAVAGIAVLALAYFRERRLMWLGVLGFVGFMLFDETAIALAIVAELTALAYLIIAQRQDQPLTLGFVYFIVVQFVIYVIYAWERLDMSLFFLIGAILLFVLSGIAWWLNRKKEGAVT from the coding sequence ATGGAATGGGAACGCAAACTCGCCCAGTGGCGCGCGGCAGGGCTCATCGATCAAGAAACGGCCGAGCGCATCCAGGCGTTTGAAACCCGCCAGCCGAAAAAGCGCAAGCTGCCTCTGTTGCTCATCATCGGCTTGATCTTTTTCGCCCTCGCCGTGTTCAGTTTCATCGCGGCCAACTGGCAAGCCATTCCCGCGATTGCAAAAGTCGTCATGGTCGTATTGCTTATGTGGATTTTCTATGTAATCGCTTATTTCTCCGAAAAGAAGCATTTTGGCCATCCGATCATTTTCCGGATACTCGGTTACTTGATGTTTGGGGCAAGTTTAGTCGTGACCGGCCAAACTTTCCATCTCGGCACGGGATCAAGCATCGTGCCATGGGCCATGTTCATCGCCGCCATCGCGCATTTCTTCATCTGGCACCACGCTGCGTTTACTGTGCTGGGATTCATTAGCGGTATCAGCATCCTGGTATCGGCTGCGCCAGGCCTCGGCTTGATCGAATGGCTGCTGTTCATCGCTGTCACGCTCGTTTGGTTCTTCCTGGCCAAAGATGGGCCGGTGATGATCTTCAGCTGGCTCCTGCTCCTCGGTTCGGGGTTCCTCGTCTGGAGCATCTGGGACATCGACAGCCCGCTCGTGCCGATCTGGACCTTGTTTGCGCTCGTCTTGCTGTTGCTGCTGATCCCAAAGGACAAACAGAAGCTATTGGCGCCGCTCTACCTGATCGTAGGCGGGATCCAATTGATCGTCTTCCTGGCGATACGCGGGGAAAGCGATATGGCTTTTGTGGAATTGACGATGCCTGAATCGATCGCCCTTGCGGTTGCGGGCATCGCCGTCCTTGCACTCGCGTACTTCAGGGAACGCCGCTTGATGTGGCTTGGCGTGCTCGGATTCGTCGGCTTCATGCTGTTCGATGAAACAGCGATCGCCCTGGCCATCGTCGCGGAATTGACCGCGCTCGCCTATTTGATCATCGCCCAGCGCCAAGATCAGCCACTCACTTTGGGCTTCGTCTATTTCATCGTCGTCCAATTCGTTATCTACGTGATCTACGCATGGGAACGGCTCGACATGTCGCTGTTCTTCCTGATCGGCGCCATCCTGCTGTTCGTGCTGTCAGGCATCGCCTGGTGGCTTAACCGCAAGAAAGAAGGTGCAGTGACATGA
- a CDS encoding GDYXXLXY domain-containing protein, which produces MKKWLMPALQTAFVALLVVSFYATSWFGDQYVLRAEPYDPFDPFYGEYVMLQYPDLDAPASISDGAVYFTLTEGEDGYAVIDRIEERPFFGAINGSKYDRRVVAPQLENFYVEQGRGPELEDAVDLQVTIDVAPWGSIRPISIAPREE; this is translated from the coding sequence ATGAAGAAATGGCTAATGCCTGCCCTGCAGACCGCTTTTGTCGCATTGCTCGTCGTCAGCTTCTACGCCACTTCGTGGTTTGGGGACCAATACGTATTGCGCGCTGAACCTTACGACCCATTCGACCCGTTCTACGGGGAATACGTCATGCTGCAGTACCCGGACCTTGACGCGCCCGCTAGCATTTCCGATGGCGCCGTCTACTTCACCTTGACGGAAGGCGAAGATGGCTACGCCGTCATCGACCGCATCGAAGAGCGCCCGTTCTTCGGCGCCATCAATGGCAGCAAATACGACCGCCGCGTCGTCGCCCCGCAGCTTGAGAATTTCTATGTCGAGCAAGGCCGCGGCCCTGAACTTGAAGATGCGGTCGATCTCCAAGTGACCATCGACGTTGCACCATGGGGTTCCATACGGCCAATCAGCATCGCCCCAAGGGAAGAATGA
- a CDS encoding glycosyltransferase family 4 protein has translation MTAKVLHAMTIAQSLQLVRGQLKTLESRGFEVKALTSEGSYAEIFEQEEGVKVLHVNMEREIALKRDLDSLFACIRVIRAEKPDIVNAGTPKAGLIVSLAAYFCRVPVRIYNVLGLRLETTDGIKRQILLMAEKIAAASATHLLAVSPSLKQQIVELGIAPAEKIRILGHGSVNGFDLERFEWNEDMKGKVEKKRQAYGWTGEELVIGSMGRITKDKGIDETVRAFTELHAQHPNLRLLIVGDYESADAVSEWTRETITDHPAIVHEDYQLDPVPFYHLMDLFLFLTKREGFGNVSAEAALAGIPVIAADVTGARDTLLDGKTGFLVDPDSHRDVLEKLDKLISDPELREALGAAGREWVRQNFSNEVLWEEMDNYYRNCLLERSSVLGEAQ, from the coding sequence ATGACAGCGAAAGTATTGCACGCCATGACCATTGCCCAAAGCTTGCAATTGGTAAGGGGGCAGTTAAAGACATTGGAATCGCGCGGCTTTGAAGTGAAAGCCTTGACTTCGGAAGGCAGCTACGCGGAGATCTTTGAACAAGAAGAAGGCGTGAAAGTGCTGCACGTCAATATGGAACGCGAAATCGCCTTGAAGAGAGATCTGGACTCGCTCTTTGCCTGCATCCGTGTCATCCGTGCCGAAAAACCGGATATCGTCAATGCGGGGACGCCGAAAGCCGGATTGATCGTCTCGCTTGCCGCTTATTTCTGCAGGGTGCCGGTGCGCATTTATAATGTGCTCGGCTTGCGCCTGGAGACTACGGATGGCATCAAGCGGCAAATCCTGCTGATGGCCGAGAAAATCGCCGCCGCTTCGGCGACACATCTGCTTGCAGTCTCGCCGAGCTTAAAGCAGCAGATTGTGGAGTTGGGAATCGCGCCAGCCGAGAAAATCAGGATTCTCGGCCACGGCAGCGTCAACGGCTTCGATCTGGAGCGCTTTGAATGGAACGAGGACATGAAGGGGAAGGTGGAGAAAAAACGCCAAGCGTATGGATGGACCGGCGAAGAGCTGGTTATCGGGTCGATGGGGCGGATCACGAAAGATAAAGGCATCGATGAAACGGTGCGCGCGTTCACCGAGCTGCACGCGCAGCACCCGAATTTAAGGCTGCTCATCGTCGGGGATTACGAATCGGCGGATGCGGTTTCGGAGTGGACGCGTGAGACGATCACCGATCACCCCGCTATCGTCCACGAAGATTACCAATTGGACCCCGTGCCGTTTTACCATCTGATGGATCTGTTTTTATTCCTCACAAAGCGCGAAGGGTTCGGCAATGTGTCTGCGGAAGCGGCGCTGGCGGGCATTCCGGTCATCGCAGCAGATGTGACGGGCGCGCGCGACACCTTACTGGATGGGAAGACCGGCTTTTTGGTCGATCCCGACAGCCACCGGGATGTCTTGGAGAAGCTGGATAAGTTGATCAGCGATCCTGAATTGCGCGAAGCGCTGGGAGCAGCCGGCAGGGAATGGGTCCGCCAGAATTTCAGCAATGAAGTTTTATGGGAAGAGATGGACAATTATTACCGGAATTGTTTACTGGAGCGGTCGAGTGTGCTCGGGGAAGCGCAGTGA
- a CDS encoding glycosyltransferase family 4 protein, which yields MTTKLIHAVTVSESLSFMDGQLRYLKGRGFDPKALSSKGPGFEEFRASEQVDMLELSMDRGISPLHDVQSLARCISLFRRERPSIVNASTPKAGLVVTIAARICRVPVRVYTMRGLRLETTAGWKRSLLLNMEKLAASSATHCLAVSDSLRDRAVEFGIASEEKISVLGKGSGDGFDVARFQENPDIIAAKEQIRERYGIRTGHVVLGFVGRLTKDKGVNELVAAFKSLSQGNEQLRLLIVGDYEDDDPVEQSVKWEIENNPKIIKTGFLPDPVAYYHLMDIFVFLTKREGFGNVSIEAALCGMPVVASNVTGARNTIVDGKTGLLVDSENLPEITETIGRLIASESLRVRFGEAGREWASTHFSNEVLWKELDSFYRNCLSESLVPAGELN from the coding sequence ATGACAACGAAATTGATCCATGCCGTCACTGTTTCGGAAAGTTTGAGCTTCATGGATGGCCAATTGCGTTATTTGAAAGGCCGCGGGTTCGACCCGAAAGCATTGAGCTCCAAAGGGCCGGGGTTCGAGGAGTTTCGTGCAAGCGAACAAGTGGACATGCTCGAACTATCGATGGACAGGGGCATCTCCCCGCTTCACGATGTGCAATCGCTTGCCCGCTGCATCTCTCTATTCCGGAGGGAACGCCCGTCGATCGTCAATGCGAGCACACCGAAAGCCGGACTGGTCGTGACGATTGCCGCTCGGATTTGCCGGGTGCCCGTCCGTGTGTACACGATGCGGGGCTTGCGGCTGGAGACGACTGCCGGATGGAAGCGCAGTCTATTGTTGAACATGGAAAAGCTCGCTGCCTCTTCCGCCACGCATTGCTTGGCGGTATCGGATAGCTTGCGGGATCGGGCGGTCGAATTCGGCATCGCCAGTGAAGAAAAAATCAGCGTCCTCGGAAAAGGCAGCGGTGACGGTTTTGATGTTGCGAGATTCCAGGAGAATCCCGACATCATAGCAGCCAAGGAACAAATCCGTGAACGGTATGGCATCCGAACCGGGCATGTCGTTCTCGGGTTTGTCGGCCGGCTGACCAAAGATAAAGGGGTCAATGAACTGGTCGCGGCCTTCAAGTCGCTAAGCCAGGGAAACGAACAGCTGCGCTTGCTCATCGTCGGCGATTACGAAGACGATGACCCGGTGGAACAGAGCGTGAAATGGGAAATCGAGAATAACCCGAAAATCATCAAGACCGGATTTCTTCCGGATCCGGTGGCGTATTATCATTTGATGGATATCTTCGTATTCCTGACGAAGCGTGAGGGTTTTGGCAATGTGTCGATCGAAGCGGCTTTATGCGGCATGCCTGTCGTCGCATCCAATGTCACGGGGGCACGCAATACGATTGTGGACGGAAAAACAGGCTTGCTGGTGGATTCTGAAAACCTTCCGGAAATCACGGAAACGATTGGCAGGTTGATAGCATCCGAAAGTTTGCGCGTGCGGTTTGGGGAAGCCGGACGGGAATGGGCAAGCACCCATTTCAGCAACGAGGTGCTATGGAAAGAACTGGACAGTTTCTATAGAAACTGCCTCAGCGAATCGCTGGTGCCAGCCGGCGAACTGAACTAA